ATGAACGCATTGACCATGACCTGGGGCATAGCTGGCTTGACCGCACTCGGGGTGATTACACGGCCCTTTGCCTGGTCGGAATCAATATGGGCGATGCTCGGCGCGGTTCTGCTTGTTGGGTTTGGGCTTATCGGTCCGACCGATGCCTGGGCTGGTATTGCAAAGGGTATTGATGTCTATCTGTTTCTAATCGGCATGATGTTGCTCTCCGAGCTCGCTCGTCAGGAGGGGCTGTTCGACTGGCTGGCTTCGATCGCCACCACCCACGCCAAGGGATCGCCCAAACGCTTGTTTGTCCTGATCTACGCGGTCGGAGTTGTTGTGACCGTATTCCTGTCGAACGACGCTACAGCGGTCGTGCTCACTCCTGCAGTCTATGCGGCCTGCCGGGCAGCGAAGGTGAGGGACCCTATGCCCTATCTCCTTATCTGCGCTTTCATCGCCAACGCTGCAAGCTTTGTCCTTCCCATCTCCAATCCGGCCAACCTGGTGATTTTCGGAGGCGGGGACATGCCGTCACTATCGCGTTGGTTCGCCAACTTCGCACAGCCTTCGCTCGCCTCTATCATCGTTACATTTCTCGCACTGTACTGGACGCAACGCTCGGTCATTGCGGCTGATGGCGTCGCGTCCAATGTACAGGCCGTGCCATTATCCTTCAGTGCGAAGCTTGCTGGTTTTGCTTTGTGCGGGACGGCCGTCATACTGCTTGGCGCATCGGCGCTGCATTTCGATCTCGGTCTCCCTACGTTTCTCGCCGGTTGTGTGGCAACCGCCGCAGTTCTGCTGATCACGCGAAAAAGCCCTATCGAGACGCTGAAAGATGTTTCGTGGAGTGTGCTGCCTCTGGTCGCCGGCTTGTTCGTCGTTGTTGAGGCATTGAACCGAACAGGACTGATTGATCATCTCGCGCAGTATCTTTCCGACCAGGCATCGGCCTCTCCGGCACAGACCGCAGCTGCTGCGGGCGCAGTCGTGGCTCTGACGTCCAATCTCGTCAACAATCTGCCCGCGGGGATTGTCGCTGGAAGCGCCGTTCAGTTGGCACACGCGTCCGATAAGATTGCCGGCGCGGTGCTGATCGGCGTCGATCTTGGCCCCAACCTCTCCGTCACCGGATCGCTTGCGACGA
Above is a genomic segment from Ensifer canadensis containing:
- a CDS encoding arsenic transporter, giving the protein MNALTMTWGIAGLTALGVITRPFAWSESIWAMLGAVLLVGFGLIGPTDAWAGIAKGIDVYLFLIGMMLLSELARQEGLFDWLASIATTHAKGSPKRLFVLIYAVGVVVTVFLSNDATAVVLTPAVYAACRAAKVRDPMPYLLICAFIANAASFVLPISNPANLVIFGGGDMPSLSRWFANFAQPSLASIIVTFLALYWTQRSVIAADGVASNVQAVPLSFSAKLAGFALCGTAVILLGASALHFDLGLPTFLAGCVATAAVLLITRKSPIETLKDVSWSVLPLVAGLFVVVEALNRTGLIDHLAQYLSDQASASPAQTAAAAGAVVALTSNLVNNLPAGIVAGSAVQLAHASDKIAGAVLIGVDLGPNLSVTGSLATILWLTALRREGLQIGAWAFMKTGFVVMVPALAASLAVLAIQ